Proteins from a genomic interval of Halomonas alkaliantarctica:
- the sspA gene encoding stringent starvation protein SspA, translating to MGVVAKRSSMIFYSGSDDHFSHRVRIVLAEKGVAVDIVDVLDEKPPEELADLNPYNSVPTLLDRDLVLYESKVMMEYLDERFPHPPLLPVYPVARAQSRLWMHRIEREWCPMVDLIRSGGKKEADKARKELRESLIGISPIFEDMPYFMSEEFTLVDCCLAPVLWRLPELNIELPEKQVKPLLSYMSRVFEREAFKASLSEREKEMRA from the coding sequence ATGGGTGTTGTGGCCAAGCGGTCGTCGATGATCTTTTACTCAGGTAGTGATGATCATTTCAGTCATCGTGTGCGCATTGTGCTGGCCGAAAAGGGGGTTGCCGTCGATATCGTCGATGTGCTCGACGAAAAACCGCCGGAAGAGCTGGCAGACCTCAACCCGTACAACAGTGTACCGACGCTGTTAGATCGTGACTTGGTGCTGTATGAGTCCAAAGTCATGATGGAGTACTTGGATGAGCGTTTCCCGCATCCTCCGCTGTTGCCTGTTTATCCAGTAGCGCGTGCGCAAAGCCGCCTATGGATGCACCGCATTGAGCGCGAGTGGTGCCCAATGGTCGACTTGATTCGCAGCGGTGGAAAAAAAGAGGCAGATAAAGCGCGTAAAGAGTTGCGTGAAAGTCTGATCGGCATATCGCCGATTTTCGAGGATATGCCTTACTTCATGAGCGAAGAGTTTACGCTGGTGGATTGCTGCTTGGCACCTGTATTGTGGCGTTTGCCGGAACTCAATATCGAGTTGCCTGAAAAGCAGGTCAAACCGCTACTTTCATACATGTCGCGAGTATTCGAGCGTGAGGCGTTTAAGGCATCTTTAAGTGAGCGTGAAAAAGAGATGCGCGCTTGA
- a CDS encoding ClpXP protease specificity-enhancing factor yields the protein MKSSRPYLARALYEWLLDNELTPYLVVDATLPDVEVPRQFVQNGQIVLNVAPTAVRDLFMENQAISFNARFGGQPMQVMIPTPALIAIYARENGAGMVFGHEPELGDGAESFGDIENEEKPSTKPELSVTEPVPEKSGDGESKPSSEEADKQAQAKSKTKKKPTLRVVK from the coding sequence ATGAAATCGAGTCGCCCCTATCTCGCCCGAGCCCTCTATGAGTGGTTGTTGGATAATGAGCTAACGCCTTATCTGGTGGTTGACGCTACCTTGCCAGACGTGGAAGTTCCCCGTCAGTTTGTTCAGAACGGTCAGATCGTTTTGAACGTGGCGCCGACCGCCGTGCGTGATCTTTTTATGGAGAACCAGGCGATAAGTTTTAATGCGCGCTTTGGCGGACAGCCCATGCAGGTAATGATACCGACTCCGGCTTTGATCGCGATTTACGCCCGTGAGAACGGTGCAGGTATGGTCTTTGGTCACGAGCCTGAGCTAGGTGATGGGGCCGAGTCCTTTGGTGATATTGAGAACGAAGAGAAGCCCTCTACCAAACCTGAGTTGTCGGTTACAGAGCCCGTTCCTGAAAAGAGTGGCGATGGTGAGTCTAAACCTTCGAGCGAAGAGGCTGATAAACAGGCTCAAGCGAAGAGCAAAACGAAGAAAAAGCCTACCCTACGGGTCGTAAAATAA
- a CDS encoding BON domain-containing protein: protein MAQRLSPRGLIAVALCAALFITGCANNSASNQSNYAQRSDDVEAIDATIEREVDDALERADARLGDARIRAHSYNGVVLLVGQVPSEELRDMAGEVTSNLRGVTDVHNELTVAARLPASQRLTDTWLTTNVISHLATNDRIDSAKIKVTTENASVYLMGRVTREEADRIVNAASSVGGVQRIVKVFDYLD, encoded by the coding sequence ATGGCCCAACGCCTCTCCCCTCGCGGCTTAATAGCCGTTGCGCTTTGCGCGGCTCTTTTTATTACCGGCTGCGCCAATAACTCAGCCTCCAACCAGTCCAATTATGCTCAGCGTAGCGACGATGTTGAAGCCATCGATGCCACCATCGAGCGTGAAGTTGATGACGCGCTAGAGCGCGCAGACGCACGGCTAGGCGATGCCCGCATTCGTGCCCACAGCTATAACGGCGTCGTACTTCTGGTGGGCCAAGTACCCAGTGAAGAGCTTCGCGATATGGCTGGTGAAGTTACCAGCAACCTACGAGGCGTTACTGACGTCCATAACGAACTCACCGTTGCCGCCCGCCTCCCTGCCAGCCAGCGCCTGACCGATACCTGGCTAACTACCAATGTAATCAGCCATCTGGCAACCAATGACCGCATTGACTCCGCGAAAATAAAAGTCACTACTGAAAATGCCAGCGTTTATCTGATGGGCCGCGTTACCCGCGAAGAGGCTGACCGCATCGTCAATGCAGCTTCCTCAGTTGGCGGCGTACAGCGAATCGTAAAAGTATTTGATTACTTAGACTAA
- a CDS encoding phosphoheptose isomerase, with amino-acid sequence MDFQSRILGHFNASIDTKTYASEVLPPFIEVASQMMVQCLVSEGKILACGNGGSAGDSQHFSSELLNRFERERPSLPALALTTDTSTLTSIANDYSYNEVFSKQIRALGQPGDVLLAISTSGNSGNIVQAIQAAHDREMTVVALTGRDGGDMASLLGQDDCEIRVPATSTARIQEVHLLVIHCLCDLIDEQLFGSA; translated from the coding sequence ATGGACTTTCAATCTAGGATACTCGGCCACTTCAACGCTAGCATCGACACCAAAACTTACGCCAGCGAAGTACTTCCGCCGTTTATTGAAGTGGCCAGCCAAATGATGGTGCAGTGCCTTGTTAGCGAGGGAAAAATTCTTGCTTGCGGTAATGGTGGCAGCGCTGGCGATAGCCAGCACTTCTCATCTGAGCTACTCAACCGCTTCGAGCGCGAACGACCCAGCCTACCTGCACTGGCGCTTACCACCGACACGTCTACGCTTACCTCAATTGCTAACGACTATAGCTATAATGAGGTTTTCTCAAAACAGATTCGCGCCCTAGGTCAGCCGGGGGATGTGCTTCTGGCCATATCCACCAGCGGTAACTCAGGCAATATTGTTCAAGCGATTCAAGCGGCCCATGATCGTGAAATGACGGTGGTCGCCCTCACTGGTCGCGACGGCGGCGACATGGCGTCCCTCTTAGGCCAGGATGACTGTGAAATTCGCGTCCCGGCAACGTCGACGGCCCGCATCCAGGAGGTTCATCTGCTGGTAATTCACTGTTTATGCGATCTTATCGACGAACAGCTGTTTGGCAGCGCCTAG
- a CDS encoding YraN family protein yields the protein MTTNAHTARARGAAIEQLAAQWLRQQGLILVTQNHYVKGGELDLVMRDGDILVFIEVKHRTTTRYGHPLETVAYQKQQRLVRAARLYIARSGLSSPCRFDILAITGKQPNLEFDWVKAAFDAF from the coding sequence GTGACGACTAACGCCCACACTGCCCGTGCCCGCGGCGCAGCCATCGAGCAGCTTGCCGCTCAATGGCTGCGCCAACAGGGGCTCATTCTCGTCACGCAGAATCATTACGTGAAAGGGGGTGAGCTTGACTTGGTAATGCGAGATGGCGATATTCTCGTCTTTATTGAGGTCAAACACCGCACGACGACGCGCTACGGACATCCGCTGGAAACGGTCGCTTACCAGAAACAGCAACGCTTGGTGCGTGCGGCAAGGCTCTATATCGCCCGCAGCGGGCTTTCATCACCCTGCCGCTTTGATATCCTAGCGATAACGGGCAAGCAGCCCAACCTCGAATTCGATTGGGTGAAAGCTGCTTTTGATGCCTTTTGA
- a CDS encoding penicillin-binding protein activator, with amino-acid sequence MKQSLRGLLAAALVAFLVAGCAMQSPSVVDRVPDEDPGQLLSQAEQQAPEQAAKTRLEAANILARQGERDRAFETADGIDENLLSEPDRVRWALLFSELARALNEPRAVLRATQVLDDELPMQANQQKRLEERQRWAREALDQSSGAVSVALPELEGQDIRRIVVALPESGPLSSVANTIASAMRQHHGVKGSNVELSFLDASRYSMDEIYDRAQQMNAQLIIGPLDKDQVTQLEQRDSVPLPTLALNYGSGDHNQAQRLFQYGLSAEDEARQAARRAWQDGRRQMSMMVPDNDWGRRVGEAFWNEWHSQGGEITNAVRYNPNSSVANAVQTALNVSGDRARLSNIDALFLLALPEYARQVPPTMDYYYAPDLPIYATSHLHEGRLQTRLDQDLNDVMFVDIPWQIPDAAVGGEEALPFASTYQSLRDESDASMFRLMAMGIDAYELAIRFSNLGELDGFNGSTGTLYLSDDGRINRELPWARFQNGVPSPILIPNLDESDD; translated from the coding sequence GTGGCATTTCTCGTTGCTGGCTGTGCGATGCAATCGCCTAGCGTGGTAGATCGAGTGCCCGATGAAGACCCTGGCCAGTTACTCAGCCAAGCGGAACAGCAAGCGCCAGAGCAAGCCGCGAAAACACGTCTGGAAGCGGCTAACATTCTGGCCCGCCAAGGTGAGCGCGACAGAGCGTTCGAAACCGCCGATGGGATCGATGAAAACTTGCTCTCCGAACCCGACCGGGTACGCTGGGCGCTGCTATTTTCCGAGCTTGCCCGTGCGCTGAATGAACCCCGTGCCGTGCTGCGCGCCACTCAGGTACTCGACGACGAACTGCCGATGCAGGCTAACCAGCAGAAACGACTTGAAGAGCGTCAGCGCTGGGCCCGCGAGGCGCTTGATCAGTCCAGTGGTGCGGTGAGCGTTGCACTGCCAGAGCTTGAAGGTCAGGACATACGCCGCATCGTAGTAGCACTACCCGAATCAGGACCGCTTAGCAGCGTCGCCAATACTATCGCTTCGGCTATGCGGCAGCACCATGGCGTCAAGGGCAGTAACGTCGAACTAAGCTTCCTAGACGCCTCGCGCTACTCGATGGATGAAATTTATGACCGCGCACAGCAAATGAATGCGCAACTAATTATTGGCCCGCTGGATAAGGATCAAGTGACCCAGCTAGAACAGCGCGATAGTGTGCCGCTTCCGACGCTGGCACTCAACTATGGCAGCGGTGATCACAACCAAGCCCAGCGACTCTTTCAGTACGGCCTTTCAGCCGAAGATGAAGCGCGTCAAGCTGCCCGTCGTGCCTGGCAGGATGGGCGCCGCCAAATGTCCATGATGGTTCCGGATAACGACTGGGGCCGGCGGGTAGGGGAAGCGTTCTGGAATGAATGGCATAGCCAGGGTGGCGAAATCACCAATGCCGTACGCTACAACCCGAATAGTTCGGTCGCCAATGCCGTGCAAACCGCGCTCAATGTCAGCGGTGATCGCGCGCGCCTAAGCAATATTGACGCCCTATTTCTGCTCGCGCTACCCGAGTATGCGCGTCAGGTACCGCCGACTATGGATTACTACTACGCCCCCGATCTGCCGATCTATGCTACTTCACACTTGCATGAAGGACGCCTGCAGACACGCCTAGACCAAGATCTTAACGATGTCATGTTCGTGGATATCCCCTGGCAGATCCCTGACGCCGCCGTCGGCGGCGAAGAGGCGCTCCCCTTTGCATCTACCTACCAAAGCCTGCGGGACGAATCGGATGCCTCCATGTTCCGCCTGATGGCAATGGGCATAGATGCTTACGAGTTAGCTATCCGCTTTTCCAACCTAGGCGAGCTAGACGGCTTTAATGGCAGCACTGGCACCCTGTACTTAAGCGATGACGGACGCATCAACCGCGAACTGCCCTGGGCCAGATTCCAGAACGGTGTGCCCTCACCCATTCTAATCCCTAACCTGGATGAAAGTGACGACTAA